The Sphingobacteriales bacterium genome includes a region encoding these proteins:
- the murJ gene encoding murein biosynthesis integral membrane protein MurJ — MFRNILKITTGTLISRVFGFIREMVVASYFGTGKIADAFTLALIFPNLFRQILGEDMVERAFMPPFKRIYDKGNQQQSWKFISVVFNWFFIFLMLATFILYLIVPLFFSLKDSFPNTFGFIFSDREFDYDLTMKLILVVLPFTVFIGVAAFVGSILNFFEKNWIFGFAPMMLSVGVIVGVAVFEPLIGGYSIALGYVIGAFLQMLIQIPFLINKKFREETGFKYHFRLLKDKENDYQSVKRESRFITLNAVFDKIQEVFGRFFASTLVQGSTSSLFYAIRLFQLPFAIISLSITRGINPELNRLRATGDLQGFNKVYQKGLNLYILFFFPFTAIFMVISPELIDIVYQRGQFSATSLKLTADAFSMYCVGLLPMSLVGYYKRVLSVFDKNKYALNISVISAFLNILFSVVLVKTTQLGHSGIALAASLAYVVNMFVMNNYIKKELQGYVEKGGIALIHKVILIILTLLIIYITRHFDLYYFHSKTVSLISIGIKTLL, encoded by the coding sequence ATGTTTCGCAATATCCTGAAGATAACCACCGGTACCTTGATTTCACGCGTTTTCGGCTTTATCAGGGAAATGGTGGTGGCTTCCTATTTCGGAACCGGGAAAATAGCCGATGCTTTCACGCTTGCTTTGATTTTTCCTAATCTCTTCAGACAGATTCTAGGTGAAGACATGGTGGAAAGAGCTTTTATGCCTCCCTTTAAACGTATTTACGATAAAGGCAACCAGCAACAATCGTGGAAGTTTATCTCTGTGGTTTTCAACTGGTTCTTTATTTTTCTTATGCTGGCTACCTTCATCCTTTATCTTATTGTTCCTTTGTTTTTTTCTTTAAAAGATTCATTTCCAAATACATTTGGATTTATTTTCAGTGATCGCGAATTTGACTACGACCTGACGATGAAGCTGATTCTGGTGGTTTTGCCTTTCACTGTTTTTATTGGTGTGGCTGCTTTTGTTGGCTCCATTTTGAATTTTTTTGAAAAAAACTGGATTTTTGGTTTTGCTCCCATGATGTTGAGTGTGGGGGTTATTGTCGGAGTGGCCGTTTTCGAACCCCTTATCGGTGGCTATTCCATTGCTTTGGGCTACGTGATTGGGGCTTTTCTGCAAATGCTCATTCAGATTCCTTTTCTGATAAATAAAAAATTCAGGGAAGAAACAGGTTTTAAGTACCATTTCCGTTTGCTCAAAGACAAGGAAAATGATTATCAATCGGTTAAGCGCGAAAGCAGGTTTATTACCCTCAATGCTGTTTTTGACAAAATACAGGAGGTATTCGGAAGGTTTTTCGCTTCAACACTTGTACAAGGTTCAACCAGTTCATTATTTTATGCTATCAGACTCTTTCAGCTGCCTTTTGCCATCATTTCTTTGTCGATTACAAGGGGTATCAATCCTGAACTTAACCGCCTGAGGGCTACCGGTGATTTGCAGGGATTTAACAAGGTTTATCAGAAAGGCCTTAACCTGTATATACTGTTTTTCTTCCCTTTTACGGCTATTTTTATGGTAATTTCTCCTGAGCTGATCGACATTGTGTATCAGCGGGGACAGTTTTCTGCCACCTCTCTGAAACTGACGGCTGATGCTTTTTCCATGTATTGTGTGGGATTGTTACCCATGAGTCTTGTGGGTTATTACAAAAGGGTTCTGTCGGTATTTGATAAAAACAAGTATGCCCTGAACATATCGGTTATCAGTGCTTTTCTGAATATTCTCTTCTCTGTTGTGCTGGTCAAAACGACTCAGCTTGGACATAGCGGAATTGCCCTGGCTGCTTCACTGGCTTATGTGGTTAATATGTTTGTCATGAACAATTATATTAAAAAGGAGCTTCAGGGATATGTGGAAAAAGGAGGTATTGCATTGATTCACAAAGTTATACTCATCATTCTGACTTTGCTGATCATTTATATTACCAGGCATTTTGATTTATATTATTTTCATTCAAAAACGGTTTCTTTAATTTCAATAGGCATTAAAACCCTCCTT
- a CDS encoding histidine--tRNA ligase has protein sequence MIKPGTPRGFRDFGPNEMAGRDFIFNTIKDVFRLYGYQPIETPAMELISTLTGKYGEEGDKLMFRVLNSGDFLQEAREKGIDFGNHLELGKYIAEKGMRYDLTVPFARFVVEHYHELNFPFKRYQIQPVWRADRPQKGRYREFYQCDVDVIGSDSLFYEFELISVITDIFERLGIHVSIRLNNRKLLMAIAESVQAAGRFTDLTIAIDKLEKIGLEAVVSELAAKGFSPASLSEINEILQFNATDNIEKLRFIEEKAGHTPSGKEGIAELREILGYCSKSPKNIPLEIDLKLARGLNYYTGAIIEVKAKDVEIGSICGGGRYDNLTGVFGLPGLSGVGVSFGADRIYDVMKNLSLFPHSADVSAEVLIVNFGEEEAAHAISLLADLHGAGISAEIYPETAKLKKQFSYASAKKIRFVMLAGKDEIAQNIYGLKDLSSAMQYQMSLPEIIHFIKKSNA, from the coding sequence ATGATAAAACCAGGTACACCGCGTGGATTCAGGGATTTTGGCCCGAACGAAATGGCTGGAAGAGACTTTATTTTCAATACCATCAAAGACGTCTTCAGGCTCTATGGCTATCAGCCCATTGAAACACCAGCCATGGAACTGATTTCTACGCTGACAGGAAAATATGGTGAGGAAGGCGATAAACTCATGTTCAGGGTGCTCAACAGTGGTGATTTTCTTCAGGAAGCCAGAGAAAAAGGCATCGACTTCGGAAACCACCTTGAGCTCGGAAAATACATTGCCGAAAAAGGCATGCGCTACGACCTGACCGTCCCTTTTGCCCGCTTTGTGGTTGAACATTATCATGAACTGAATTTCCCTTTTAAACGTTACCAGATACAACCTGTCTGGCGTGCCGACCGGCCTCAGAAAGGGCGTTACAGGGAATTTTACCAGTGTGATGTGGATGTCATCGGATCTGATTCTTTGTTTTATGAATTTGAACTTATTTCAGTCATTACCGATATTTTTGAAAGACTTGGCATCCATGTCAGCATCAGACTGAATAACCGCAAGCTTCTCATGGCTATAGCAGAATCAGTGCAGGCTGCCGGCCGGTTTACTGATCTGACCATTGCCATCGACAAACTGGAGAAAATCGGATTGGAAGCAGTGGTGTCCGAGCTCGCTGCCAAAGGCTTTTCACCGGCTTCTTTATCAGAAATCAATGAAATTCTTCAATTTAACGCTACTGACAACATCGAAAAACTCAGATTTATTGAGGAAAAAGCCGGACATACGCCAAGCGGAAAGGAAGGCATAGCAGAGCTCAGGGAAATTTTAGGCTATTGTTCAAAATCGCCCAAAAACATACCTCTCGAAATTGATTTAAAACTTGCCCGTGGCCTGAATTATTACACAGGCGCCATCATTGAAGTGAAAGCGAAAGATGTAGAAATAGGAAGTATCTGCGGAGGTGGCCGTTATGATAACCTTACGGGCGTATTTGGCCTGCCGGGACTGAGCGGAGTCGGTGTTTCCTTTGGTGCTGACCGTATTTATGATGTCATGAAAAACCTAAGCCTTTTCCCACATTCGGCAGATGTGTCAGCAGAAGTACTGATTGTCAACTTTGGGGAGGAAGAAGCTGCACATGCCATCAGTTTGCTGGCAGATCTTCATGGGGCAGGCATAAGTGCTGAGATTTATCCGGAAACAGCAAAACTGAAAAAACAGTTTTCCTATGCTTCAGCAAAAAAAATCAGGTTTGTGATGCTGGCAGGAAAAGACGAAATCGCCCAAAACATTTACGGACTGAAAGACCTCAGCAGTGCCATGCAATATCAGATGTCGCTCCCCGAAATCATCCATTTTATCAAGAAATCAAATGCCTGA
- a CDS encoding sprT domain-containing protein, producing MPEKHPLSSHIPEQAIPYVESLLENTRVTIYITGQRKSKHGSFSEKGRDGRFRITVSRNNNPYAFLFTLIHEIAHLKVFSIYGRKALPHGEEWKDCFRQLMLPLLKDKVFPEDLTIVLANHLLNPAASSGTDPLLVKFMARYDHAGGNGHVFVDTLKDGESFIFHNRKFTRLHLIRKRIKCREESTKKIYLFSPVAEVLPLRS from the coding sequence ATGCCTGAAAAACATCCCCTCAGCAGCCATATCCCTGAACAGGCCATACCTTATGTTGAATCATTGCTTGAAAATACACGGGTAACAATATACATAACCGGGCAAAGAAAATCCAAACACGGGAGTTTTTCCGAAAAAGGCCGTGACGGGCGTTTCCGCATTACAGTTTCACGAAACAACAATCCTTATGCTTTTTTATTTACCCTGATACACGAAATTGCCCACCTGAAGGTTTTCAGTATTTATGGGCGAAAAGCCCTCCCGCATGGTGAAGAATGGAAAGACTGCTTCAGGCAATTGATGTTACCCCTTCTTAAAGATAAAGTATTTCCCGAAGATCTGACCATAGTTCTGGCAAATCACCTGCTCAATCCTGCAGCATCATCCGGTACCGATCCTTTATTGGTAAAGTTTATGGCCAGATATGATCATGCCGGTGGCAACGGACATGTTTTTGTTGATACGCTTAAGGATGGCGAGTCTTTCATTTTTCACAACCGGAAATTCACCAGGCTTCACCTGATCAGGAAAAGAATCAAATGCAGGGAAGAAAGCACAAAGAAAATATATCTTTTCAGTCCGGTAGCAGAGGTATTGCCTTTGAGGTCTTAA